In Dehalococcoidia bacterium, a single window of DNA contains:
- a CDS encoding MOSC domain-containing protein has product MSRIIAVCTSKEKGTRKKEQNKGVLQEDYGLVGDAHADCCTHRQVSLLAQESIDKMRALGLTVGPGDFAENLTTEGIDLVSLTIGTRISIGKEITLEITQIGKECHNPCAIYRQAGVCVMPTEGIFARVIHGGVARIGDPIEVDIVGSWKS; this is encoded by the coding sequence GTGTCTAGAATAATTGCCGTTTGTACAAGCAAGGAGAAGGGCACCAGGAAGAAAGAACAAAACAAAGGAGTCCTCCAGGAGGATTATGGGCTCGTTGGTGATGCCCACGCCGATTGCTGTACTCATCGCCAGGTAAGCCTATTGGCCCAGGAGAGCATCGACAAGATGCGAGCGCTCGGTCTCACCGTAGGTCCTGGTGATTTCGCTGAAAACCTTACCACCGAGGGAATTGATCTGGTATCTTTGACCATAGGTACCAGAATATCAATAGGGAAAGAAATTACATTGGAAATTACGCAGATTGGCAAGGAGTGCCATAATCCGTGCGCGATCTACCGGCAGGCAGGTGTATGTGTTATGCCAACGGAGGGGATATTCGCCAGGGTGATTCACGGCGGCGTGGCAAGGATTGGAGACCCTATAGAGGTAGATATAGTAGGATCATGGAAGAGCTAA
- a CDS encoding CoA-binding protein yields the protein MPVWRGKQRRRTVSTEQEILKSSRVIAVVGLSPNHDRPSYRVASYLKEHGYRIIPVNPQHKEILGEPSYADLGSIPQPVDVVDVFRRSEEVPDIVEEAIKIGAKAVWLQEGVINERAATRAKEAGLLVVMDKCMFKEHQKWGGQNESSSH from the coding sequence ATGCCAGTGTGGAGAGGTAAGCAAAGGAGGCGGACTGTGAGTACAGAACAGGAAATCCTGAAATCCAGCCGAGTTATTGCTGTGGTCGGGCTTTCTCCAAATCATGATCGCCCCAGCTATCGGGTAGCGAGTTACTTGAAAGAGCACGGGTATAGGATAATCCCAGTGAACCCTCAGCATAAGGAGATACTGGGAGAGCCTAGTTACGCTGACCTCGGCTCAATCCCCCAACCAGTGGACGTGGTAGACGTCTTCCGTCGCTCTGAAGAGGTTCCGGACATTGTGGAGGAGGCGATAAAAATAGGGGCCAAGGCGGTGTGGCTGCAGGAGGGAGTGATAAATGAGAGGGCCGCGACCCGAGCTAAAGAGGCCGGGCTCCTGGTAGTTATGGATAAGTGTATGTTTAAGGAGCACCAAAAATGGGGAGGTCAAAATGAAAGTAGTAGCCATTAA
- a CDS encoding methylenetetrahydrofolate reductase, with product MANSLFEEKLSSKEFLVTTEIGPPKGADVTEMIHHIDLLKDNVDAINVTDHQSSVMRFPSLGGCLLVKERGGEPILQVTCRDRNRLALQADLLLAYSRGINNVLCLTGDSIDVGDHKEAKPVFDADSVQLLRMIRTMESGKDMSGEDLKGTPKFCIGASVHPEADFIEPQLIKFEKKVAAGAQFFQTQGIFDLASLRRFMQYASQFDVRILAGIIVLASARMARYMNDNVPGIIVTEAIIDELAGVEKGKGLEKGIEIAARLMRTIKEENLCHGVHIMAVGNEGIVPEILEEAKLLGVPPRAK from the coding sequence ATGGCTAACTCATTATTTGAGGAAAAACTCAGCTCTAAAGAATTCTTGGTGACCACGGAGATAGGGCCACCCAAGGGGGCAGATGTTACGGAAATGATTCACCACATAGATCTACTCAAGGACAATGTTGATGCTATCAACGTTACCGACCATCAAAGCTCGGTGATGCGTTTCCCTTCCCTGGGCGGCTGTTTGCTGGTGAAGGAACGGGGTGGTGAGCCTATCTTGCAGGTGACCTGCCGTGATCGAAACCGCTTGGCGCTTCAGGCCGATCTCCTCCTGGCATACTCCCGAGGTATCAATAACGTGCTTTGCCTAACCGGAGATTCCATTGACGTAGGAGATCACAAGGAGGCAAAGCCTGTTTTTGACGCGGATTCCGTGCAATTACTGAGGATGATAAGGACAATGGAATCGGGAAAGGATATGTCAGGTGAGGACCTCAAGGGTACCCCCAAGTTCTGTATTGGCGCCTCAGTTCATCCCGAAGCAGACTTTATCGAGCCACAACTGATCAAGTTTGAGAAGAAGGTCGCTGCCGGAGCACAGTTTTTCCAAACGCAGGGAATATTCGATCTGGCAAGCTTGCGCCGCTTCATGCAGTATGCCTCCCAGTTTGATGTTCGAATCTTAGCTGGCATTATAGTCCTCGCCTCAGCTAGGATGGCTCGGTATATGAACGATAACGTTCCCGGAATAATTGTAACTGAAGCCATTATCGATGAGCTAGCCGGTGTGGAGAAGGGTAAGGGGCTTGAAAAAGGAATCGAGATTGCTGCCAGATTGATGAGAACAATAAAGGAGGAAAACCTGTGCCACGGCGTCCATATTATGGCAGTAGGCAATGAAGGGATTGTGCCTGAGATATTGGAGGAGGCAAAACTGCTCGGTGTGCCTCCTAGAGCAAAGTAG
- a CDS encoding GAF domain-containing protein yields the protein MPRKDTAIQRAAKNAGLDITLQDVVDSIEDEFLVIDSEYRVRMANFTVQGRIQQRTKSLIGGLCYQVLHDRNRPCSAPLWECPLRKVLESGTITTVIHPDRVLGTNRYLKITAYPLRDSRGNATGIVELRRDVSAERDLESQILRRHHQLLALSHITSAVSGLWDLDAILKIALDNVLEIINGDIGGILLLDEGTQDLRYRVQRGLSAKYAEEVRMRKGEGIGGTVAQSGEPMLSENISQDPRAAHPDLISAEGLKGFISIPLKAKDQVVGVMNLASHVAGRFSADDVSLLSSIGDYLGTAIEHARLHARLESAGKRYQTLLQHSLSAQEDERKRIARELHDETSQSITSLTLNLQAIIQMAEMKGIEDTELMEKIKMTHSYAIHAGHEVVKLMKELRPTLLDELGLPAAIHRYAKDTLQVQGIEVSAEFIGTEERLSPEVEVTLFRVAQGVIGNILEHSMAKNTSIKLVCSVSECQLCIEDDGQGFNVDKITRVDPSGRGAGVFTMKERVKLVGGVCHIDSRPGQGTRVVVNVPLGKDVAIEEDKGANSR from the coding sequence ATGCCAAGGAAAGATACAGCAATTCAGCGAGCCGCTAAGAATGCAGGTTTAGACATAACCTTACAGGATGTGGTTGATAGCATAGAAGATGAGTTTCTTGTCATTGATAGTGAGTACCGTGTCAGAATGGCAAATTTTACGGTTCAAGGCAGAATCCAGCAGAGAACTAAGTCTCTTATTGGTGGCCTTTGCTACCAGGTGCTTCATGACAGGAATAGGCCATGCAGTGCACCTCTGTGGGAATGCCCGCTTAGAAAAGTTCTTGAAAGCGGTACCATAACAACAGTTATTCATCCTGATCGTGTCCTCGGAACCAATAGATATTTAAAGATTACCGCTTATCCACTTCGTGATAGCCGTGGCAATGCAACAGGTATCGTTGAATTGAGAAGAGACGTCAGCGCAGAAAGGGACTTGGAGAGCCAGATCCTGCGGCGGCATCATCAGCTTCTCGCATTGAGTCATATTACAAGTGCGGTAAGTGGGCTGTGGGATTTAGACGCCATCTTAAAGATCGCTTTGGATAATGTACTGGAGATTATTAACGGTGACATTGGAGGAATTCTGCTCTTGGACGAAGGTACGCAAGACCTGCGCTATCGCGTACAGCGCGGTTTGTCTGCCAAATATGCCGAGGAAGTTAGGATGCGCAAAGGCGAAGGGATAGGGGGAACAGTAGCCCAGAGCGGTGAGCCCATGCTGTCGGAAAACATCTCCCAAGATCCACGCGCTGCTCACCCAGATTTAATAAGCGCAGAGGGTCTCAAGGGTTTCATTAGCATTCCTTTGAAGGCGAAGGACCAAGTCGTAGGTGTGATGAACCTCGCCAGCCATGTGGCAGGGCGGTTTAGTGCAGATGATGTGTCCCTCCTCAGCTCCATTGGCGACTATCTCGGCACGGCAATTGAGCATGCGAGACTGCATGCCAGACTAGAAAGTGCAGGAAAAAGATATCAAACACTTCTACAACATTCTCTATCCGCTCAGGAGGACGAGCGAAAAAGGATCGCGCGGGAGCTGCACGACGAAACCAGCCAATCGATTACCAGCTTGACCCTCAACCTACAGGCCATTATCCAAATGGCGGAAATGAAAGGTATTGAGGATACCGAGCTTATGGAGAAAATCAAGATGACGCACTCATACGCAATTCATGCCGGCCATGAGGTAGTTAAGCTGATGAAGGAACTCCGCCCAACTTTGTTGGATGAGCTTGGGCTTCCTGCTGCGATCCACCGGTATGCTAAGGACACTCTTCAGGTGCAAGGCATCGAAGTATCTGCGGAATTCATCGGCACGGAGGAGCGGCTCTCGCCAGAAGTTGAAGTAACGCTTTTCCGTGTCGCGCAGGGAGTAATAGGCAATATCTTGGAACATTCGATGGCGAAGAATACCTCTATCAAGCTAGTATGCAGCGTCAGTGAGTGTCAGTTATGCATTGAGGACGACGGTCAAGGGTTCAACGTCGATAAGATCACACGGGTAGACCCAAGCGGACGGGGAGCAGGGGTATTTACGATGAAGGAAAGAGTAAAATTGGTGGGCGGTGTTTGTCATATTGACTCCCGTCCAGGGCAAGGGACAAGGGTTGTGGTGAATGTTCCATTGGGAAAGGATGTGGCAATTGAAGAAGATAAAGGTGCTAATAGCCGATGA
- a CDS encoding SDR family NAD(P)-dependent oxidoreductase: MVPLNEYTPIGELINLTRKRAIVTGGAMGIGFAISYRLAEAGASVVIVDMQSERAQKASQELRIRGYQATFIQTDVSQEKEIQEMVRTAVEEVGGIDILVNNAGIYPAIPLTQITGDDFDKVISVNLKGTFLCSREVSRYMIEQKQSGCIINIASISSIRPLSIGLSAYDASKGGVHSLTKSMALELGQHNIRVNAIAPGSILSEGTLSQGEGLSQSQWKAELKRFMAGTALGRLGRADDIGRAALFLASDLASYITGSLVVVDGGLLLS, from the coding sequence ATGGTTCCACTAAACGAATATACACCGATTGGCGAACTAATCAATCTTACCCGCAAGAGAGCTATTGTCACCGGTGGCGCCATGGGCATAGGCTTTGCCATTTCGTACAGGCTTGCCGAAGCAGGTGCCAGCGTTGTTATTGTTGATATGCAAAGCGAGAGAGCGCAGAAGGCCAGCCAAGAGCTTAGGATACGTGGGTATCAGGCTACCTTTATCCAGACTGATGTAAGCCAAGAAAAAGAAATACAAGAAATGGTCAGAACTGCGGTGGAGGAAGTTGGCGGTATCGATATTCTAGTAAACAATGCTGGTATCTACCCAGCCATACCCTTGACACAAATAACTGGCGATGACTTTGATAAGGTAATATCGGTAAACCTTAAAGGAACTTTTCTCTGTAGCCGTGAGGTTAGCCGCTATATGATAGAGCAGAAACAAAGCGGATGTATCATAAATATTGCCTCCATTAGCTCCATCCGCCCGTTATCCATAGGGCTTTCCGCTTATGACGCGTCCAAGGGTGGTGTACATTCGCTAACGAAGAGCATGGCTTTGGAATTGGGACAACATAATATCCGCGTGAATGCCATCGCCCCCGGGAGCATTCTATCAGAAGGCACGTTGTCACAGGGCGAAGGGCTCTCACAAAGCCAATGGAAGGCAGAACTGAAGCGGTTTATGGCTGGCACTGCACTGGGGAGGCTTGGCAGGGCTGATGATATTGGTCGAGCTGCCTTGTTTCTAGCATCAGATTTGGCCAGCTATATAACCGGTAGCCTTGTCGTTGTAGATGGTGGTCTTCTATTATCATGA
- a CDS encoding response regulator — protein sequence MGNGSSNKMSKSNKKGESKKSRKKKGEKILIIDDELDFLEAFRRTLEAKSYQVITTSGKEQAQEIMGAEEPNLIVLGTMAPAGQAFSMYQWLGQHPRYKDIPLLVIDARYEERPIKGWRRFEGMQLEADEYVTKPIEPASMVPQIQSLLEAAIRRIRVVVADDHTMVRTGICSVLTLQKEFEVVGEAVNGQDAIEKVMQLLPNVALIDIAMPVMNGIEATKRISKEYPQTKVLILTQYDEEENMVIAKKSGAYGFIAKKAASSDLIRGIKYVGQGRYYPTSFAELVVG from the coding sequence ATGGGAAACGGTAGCTCTAACAAGATGTCTAAATCCAACAAAAAGGGGGAAAGCAAAAAAAGTAGAAAGAAGAAGGGCGAAAAAATACTAATCATTGACGATGAGCTTGATTTTCTGGAAGCTTTCCGGCGGACTTTGGAAGCAAAGTCCTATCAAGTAATAACTACCTCCGGCAAAGAACAAGCCCAGGAGATAATGGGAGCGGAAGAACCCAATCTCATTGTTCTGGGTACAATGGCTCCAGCAGGGCAAGCATTCTCTATGTACCAGTGGCTTGGACAGCATCCCAGATATAAAGATATACCGCTTCTCGTGATCGATGCCCGGTATGAGGAGCGGCCTATTAAGGGATGGAGAAGGTTTGAGGGTATGCAGCTAGAGGCTGATGAATACGTAACTAAGCCAATTGAGCCAGCTTCGATGGTGCCCCAAATTCAAAGCCTGCTTGAAGCAGCGATAAGGCGCATAAGAGTAGTAGTAGCTGATGACCATACTATGGTCAGAACCGGGATATGTTCAGTTCTCACGCTGCAAAAAGAATTTGAGGTGGTAGGCGAGGCTGTAAACGGGCAGGATGCCATTGAAAAGGTGATGCAGCTTTTACCGAACGTTGCATTAATAGATATAGCCATGCCCGTAATGAACGGGATAGAAGCGACTAAACGCATAAGTAAGGAATACCCGCAGACAAAGGTTTTAATTCTGACACAATATGACGAAGAAGAGAATATGGTTATTGCCAAGAAGTCAGGGGCATACGGCTTTATTGCCAAGAAGGCTGCTAGCTCCGACCTAATAAGAGGCATAAAGTACGTAGGCCAAGGGAGATACTACCCTACATCTTTTGCCGAGTTAGTTGTTGGATAA
- a CDS encoding methylenetetrahydrofolate reductase C-terminal domain-containing protein, protein MIVAEQKPLEEIRRMITPYEMVLILGCGTCMTVCDAGGEREVSYLHNALRVAQAKGGNGTHTFSEYTVKRQCDPEFLDIIGDKIADVDTILSLGCGIGVQALAERYPDLPVLPGVNTSFMGMANESGVWDERCAACGDCRLEDTAGICPITRCTKGILNGPCAGTKNGKCEANKDIDCAWILIYKRLERLGQLEKMRRYYPMRNFRAIPRPKRITSKTSVDVGGDNG, encoded by the coding sequence TTGATAGTCGCCGAACAAAAACCTCTGGAGGAAATTAGGCGAATGATTACCCCCTATGAAATGGTATTGATACTCGGTTGTGGCACCTGCATGACAGTTTGTGATGCTGGTGGCGAGCGTGAGGTCTCTTACCTCCATAATGCATTACGAGTAGCACAGGCAAAGGGCGGAAATGGAACTCACACCTTCTCAGAGTATACAGTGAAAAGACAATGCGACCCTGAATTTTTAGACATAATTGGCGATAAAATTGCTGACGTGGATACCATTCTTTCCCTTGGTTGTGGCATTGGGGTACAGGCTCTAGCCGAAAGGTATCCGGATCTGCCCGTATTGCCCGGTGTTAATACATCTTTCATGGGTATGGCAAATGAGTCTGGGGTATGGGATGAGCGGTGTGCCGCCTGTGGTGATTGCAGATTAGAAGATACCGCTGGCATTTGTCCTATCACCAGGTGCACCAAGGGGATACTCAATGGTCCCTGTGCTGGTACCAAGAATGGTAAGTGCGAAGCGAACAAAGATATTGACTGCGCCTGGATCCTAATCTACAAGCGTCTGGAGAGACTGGGACAACTGGAGAAAATGCGCAGGTATTACCCTATGAGAAACTTCCGCGCCATCCCTAGACCAAAAAGGATCACTAGCAAAACCAGCGTTGATGTAGGAGGGGATAATGGCTAA
- the nadA gene encoding quinolinate synthase NadA: MSSLDSDASLLEEILRLKKERNSIILAHNYQLGEIQDIADFVGDSLELSQKAAQTGAAVIVFCGVLFMAETASILCPDKKVLLPDIHAGCPMADMITAEGLRQKKKEHPGATVVCYVNSTAEVKAESDVCCTSANAVRIVERLPEKKEILFIPDQYLGHYISTRTGREMILWPGFCPTHTRIKSQDIIRLKQEHPRAKVVVHPECRPEVITLADEVLSTGGICRFARNTTAAEVIVGTEIGILHRLRKENPDKRFIPASEQAVCPRMKLITLENVLWSLEEMAPEVKVPEEVRLIAKAAVDKMLEVS, encoded by the coding sequence ATAAGTAGTTTAGATAGCGATGCCAGTCTACTAGAGGAAATTCTGCGCCTGAAGAAGGAAAGAAATTCCATTATTCTCGCCCATAACTATCAACTGGGCGAAATCCAGGACATCGCGGACTTCGTGGGCGATTCCCTGGAATTGAGCCAGAAGGCGGCCCAGACAGGTGCTGCGGTGATCGTATTCTGCGGGGTTCTTTTCATGGCGGAGACAGCATCCATCCTCTGCCCCGATAAAAAAGTCCTGCTGCCGGATATTCATGCCGGCTGCCCTATGGCCGATATGATTACCGCCGAAGGGCTGCGACAGAAAAAGAAAGAGCACCCGGGGGCTACGGTTGTCTGCTACGTCAACTCCACCGCTGAGGTCAAGGCGGAATCGGATGTCTGCTGCACCTCTGCCAACGCAGTCAGGATCGTCGAGAGGTTGCCCGAGAAGAAAGAGATTCTATTTATACCCGATCAATATCTGGGTCATTATATCTCCACCAGGACGGGGAGGGAGATGATCCTCTGGCCTGGCTTTTGTCCTACCCATACTCGGATAAAGTCGCAGGACATCATCAGGCTAAAGCAGGAGCATCCCCGGGCTAAGGTGGTGGTGCACCCTGAATGCAGGCCGGAGGTGATCACCCTTGCCGATGAGGTCCTGAGCACCGGGGGCATATGTAGATTTGCACGTAACACTACGGCCGCAGAGGTGATTGTGGGGACTGAAATTGGAATACTACATCGACTGCGAAAGGAAAACCCGGATAAGAGATTTATCCCCGCCTCCGAGCAGGCGGTCTGCCCCCGAATGAAGCTCATCACCCTGGAGAACGTTCTCTGGTCCCTTGAGGAGATGGCACCTGAGGTTAAGGTTCCGGAGGAAGTTCGCCTCATAGCAAAGGCCGCCGTGGATAAGATGCTGGAGGTATCATGA
- a CDS encoding DUF1573 domain-containing protein, whose product MKRIVPISILSVLLLVALGLTACDDSEPSTGEPRIHFDQETVDLGVIPPGVAVDYSFNFTNVGDARLIIDDVKIKTLEGC is encoded by the coding sequence ATGAAGCGTATTGTCCCAATATCAATCCTAAGCGTGTTACTATTGGTAGCACTGGGGTTGACTGCCTGCGACGATAGTGAGCCCTCGACTGGCGAGCCACGGATACACTTCGACCAAGAAACTGTCGACTTGGGAGTAATACCCCCGGGTGTTGCAGTAGACTATAGTTTCAATTTTACAAATGTGGGCGATGCACGGCTTATCATAGATGATGTAAAGATAAAGACTCTGGAAGGATGCTGA
- a CDS encoding response regulator transcription factor — protein sequence MKKIKVLIADDHTLVRDGIRSMLNLVADIEVIGEAANGREAVEMTKQLVPDVVLMDLAMPIMSGLDATRRIRREFPGTKVLALTQYDDNEYVIPVIEAGASGFVTKMAAFSELTSAIQAVYHGDSFLSPSAAAALVEECQQKTIGEEGKEPYQLLTDRERETLKLVVEGYTTREIADMLVVSPKTVEWYKNSLMKKLNIHNRTDLIKFAIRKRLITI from the coding sequence TTGAAGAAGATAAAGGTGCTAATAGCCGATGACCACACCCTGGTGCGGGATGGAATCCGTTCTATGCTAAATCTCGTTGCCGACATAGAAGTAATCGGGGAGGCAGCAAATGGAAGGGAGGCTGTGGAAATGACAAAACAACTGGTACCAGATGTGGTTCTTATGGACCTAGCAATGCCTATCATGAGTGGCTTGGACGCAACTCGCAGAATACGCAGGGAATTCCCCGGCACTAAGGTGCTGGCACTAACCCAGTATGATGACAACGAATATGTAATCCCTGTTATCGAGGCTGGGGCAAGTGGCTTCGTTACTAAGATGGCTGCATTTTCAGAGCTTACTTCAGCCATCCAGGCCGTATACCATGGGGATTCCTTTCTATCTCCATCGGCGGCAGCAGCCCTCGTAGAGGAATGTCAGCAGAAAACTATTGGAGAAGAGGGAAAAGAACCTTACCAACTATTGACAGATAGAGAAAGAGAAACGTTAAAACTAGTTGTTGAAGGATATACCACGCGGGAAATAGCAGATATGCTGGTAGTTAGCCCAAAGACCGTCGAGTGGTATAAAAACAGCCTAATGAAAAAACTTAACATCCATAATAGGACTGACCTTATTAAGTTTGCCATACGTAAACGGCTTATAACCATATGA
- the fdhD gene encoding formate dehydrogenase accessory sulfurtransferase FdhD, which translates to MEELREFSILRITEDGKREVEDVVAREFPLTIILNNQELVTLLCTPKDLKYLAVGFLSSEGLIQHKGDIRKIVLDDRRGVVRVETEGDMGGATELIFKRLITSGCGSGASFYRAADTTNQAKVKSEMSISASEVFALAKEFQQSSQIYRATHGVHSAALCDTKNILIFAEDIGRHNAIDKIFGRCILEDMPTDDRMIISSGRISSEVVLKIARRNIPIVISKSTPTDLAVDLAARLGVTLIGFVRGKKMNVYTEGWRVIGDK; encoded by the coding sequence ATGGAAGAGCTAAGGGAGTTCAGTATACTGCGTATTACTGAGGATGGTAAGCGCGAGGTCGAGGACGTGGTCGCCAGGGAATTTCCCCTTACAATTATTTTAAACAACCAGGAACTGGTAACCCTGTTATGCACCCCGAAAGACCTGAAGTATCTGGCTGTTGGTTTTCTGTCCTCTGAGGGTTTGATACAACATAAGGGAGACATCAGGAAAATTGTCCTCGATGATCGCAGGGGCGTGGTGCGTGTGGAAACTGAAGGGGATATGGGAGGGGCCACGGAGCTTATATTCAAGCGGCTTATCACCTCCGGTTGCGGCAGCGGGGCCTCTTTTTATCGCGCTGCCGATACAACAAATCAGGCGAAGGTGAAGTCTGAGATGAGCATATCAGCTAGTGAGGTATTTGCCCTGGCAAAAGAGTTTCAGCAGAGCTCCCAGATTTATAGAGCAACGCACGGGGTTCATAGCGCTGCCCTGTGTGATACAAAGAACATCCTGATCTTCGCCGAGGACATAGGAAGGCACAATGCCATCGACAAAATCTTCGGCAGGTGCATTCTGGAAGATATGCCCACAGATGACCGGATGATAATATCTAGCGGCAGGATTTCCTCAGAGGTAGTACTGAAGATAGCGAGAAGGAATATCCCCATAGTCATTTCCAAATCTACGCCTACAGACCTGGCAGTTGATCTGGCTGCCCGTCTAGGTGTGACTCTTATCGGCTTTGTCAGGGGAAAGAAAATGAATGTCTACACCGAGGGCTGGAGGGTGATCGGTGATAAGTAG
- a CDS encoding FAD-dependent oxidoreductase: MPPCQAACPLHMEIREYVDLVAQGRIMEALQVIRSGNPFPSICACVCTHPCEDACRRSQVDSPIAIRALKRFALEFGGDRMIQTKAETTHHEKVAIVGSGPAGLSCAYYLRESGYPVTIFEAHSELGGMLRVGIPQYRLPREVLETEVQRLTQMGVEIRTETRVVSLDLLFDLGYKAIFITIGAHQSLRMGIEGEDNPGVIDGATFLREVNLGLKPSLGTRVAVVGGGNVALDAARTALRLGANKVYILYRRSREEMPADAAEVEQTLDEGAEILFLVAPNKIRSKNGRLSVTCVRMELGEPDASGRRQPVPIKDSDFNKEFDTLITAIGQAPQTPVDFHVRIGRGSTIQVDTVTLTTNRRGVFAGGDAVTGPATVTEALAAGRLAASRIDDYLQHRYPLVSKEERKSVAGDLHPETIEMIRKTGRLEPPILSPRARRKDFKAVELIYDWEVATNEARRCLRCGVGAEILFQDKCASCLTCLRVCPYHVPYLDASGTIQIPDDQCQACGICVAECPAKAIVLRKLYDRRQIIEELDYILKSAAQSTFKPIIIGFCCQYGLFGTGTLASLWRGPGAGVWIVPVLCVAKVEADHILRAFEMGAEGVFIAGCGEQCSRENTAFWVRERVEKVRRTLVQIGMEPERLQAFVSSDTNEDLAAGIDNFVEQIGGLYLASVIVQEVKI; the protein is encoded by the coding sequence ATGCCACCCTGCCAAGCTGCCTGCCCTTTGCACATGGAGATAAGAGAATATGTTGATTTGGTTGCTCAGGGAAGGATCATGGAGGCATTACAAGTAATAAGAAGTGGCAACCCTTTTCCATCTATCTGTGCCTGCGTCTGTACCCATCCCTGTGAGGATGCCTGCCGGCGCTCTCAGGTAGATAGCCCCATCGCTATTCGAGCATTGAAGAGATTCGCCCTTGAATTCGGTGGTGACAGGATGATCCAGACTAAAGCGGAGACTACACATCATGAAAAGGTTGCCATAGTAGGGTCCGGTCCGGCAGGATTGTCTTGCGCTTACTACCTAAGGGAGTCGGGCTATCCGGTAACCATATTCGAAGCCCATTCGGAACTGGGGGGTATGCTCCGAGTCGGCATTCCCCAATACCGCCTTCCTCGGGAGGTACTCGAGACAGAGGTTCAGAGGCTAACGCAGATGGGGGTTGAAATCAGGACGGAGACGCGTGTGGTGTCCCTAGATCTGCTATTTGATCTGGGTTACAAGGCTATCTTTATAACCATCGGTGCCCATCAGAGCCTTAGAATGGGAATAGAAGGAGAAGACAATCCAGGGGTGATAGATGGTGCAACTTTTCTCCGTGAAGTAAACCTGGGACTTAAGCCATCTCTGGGGACAAGGGTCGCCGTGGTGGGAGGGGGGAATGTAGCGCTTGACGCCGCGCGGACTGCTCTTCGATTGGGTGCGAATAAGGTGTATATTCTCTACCGCCGCAGCCGTGAGGAAATGCCCGCAGATGCCGCAGAAGTGGAGCAAACCCTGGATGAGGGGGCCGAGATCCTGTTTCTGGTAGCGCCAAACAAAATAAGAAGCAAAAACGGGCGATTAAGCGTAACCTGCGTAAGAATGGAGCTTGGGGAACCAGATGCCAGCGGCAGGCGTCAGCCCGTGCCGATAAAGGACAGTGACTTCAATAAGGAATTCGATACCCTAATTACTGCTATCGGTCAAGCACCTCAGACACCGGTCGATTTCCACGTTCGCATTGGCCGGGGCAGCACTATTCAGGTTGATACAGTAACACTCACCACCAATAGAAGAGGGGTCTTCGCCGGCGGAGATGCTGTCACCGGGCCAGCGACCGTGACGGAAGCGCTGGCAGCCGGGAGGTTGGCGGCCTCACGTATTGACGATTACCTCCAGCACAGGTACCCGCTGGTTAGCAAAGAGGAGAGGAAAAGCGTGGCAGGTGATCTGCACCCTGAAACGATAGAAATGATAAGGAAAACTGGCCGACTTGAGCCACCGATTCTTTCTCCAAGAGCAAGGAGAAAGGACTTCAAGGCAGTGGAGCTTATCTATGACTGGGAGGTCGCTACCAATGAAGCGAGAAGGTGCCTTCGGTGCGGTGTGGGCGCGGAGATCCTGTTCCAGGATAAGTGTGCCTCGTGCCTTACCTGCCTGAGGGTCTGCCCGTATCATGTCCCCTACTTGGATGCCAGCGGTACAATCCAGATACCGGATGATCAGTGTCAAGCTTGTGGTATTTGCGTGGCCGAATGTCCAGCCAAGGCAATAGTCCTGCGCAAGCTATATGACCGACGACAGATAATTGAGGAGCTGGATTATATACTTAAGTCGGCGGCACAATCGACATTCAAGCCAATAATTATCGGCTTTTGCTGCCAGTATGGACTTTTTGGCACCGGCACTCTAGCAAGCTTATGGAGGGGGCCTGGGGCCGGTGTCTGGATAGTGCCTGTTCTTTGCGTAGCCAAGGTAGAGGCTGACCACATACTGCGTGCCTTCGAGATGGGTGCTGAGGGGGTTTTCATCGCCGGGTGTGGGGAGCAGTGTTCCAGAGAAAACACCGCCTTCTGGGTTCGAGAGCGTGTTGAAAAGGTTAGAAGGACACTGGTACAGATTGGTATGGAGCCGGAACGCCTGCAGGCTTTTGTCTCAAGCGACACCAACGAAGATCTTGCCGCGGGGATAGATAATTTTGTCGAACAAATAGGTGGACTCTATTTAGCCTCGGTAATAGTGCAGGAGGTGAAAATTTGA